A window of Theropithecus gelada isolate Dixy chromosome 14, Tgel_1.0, whole genome shotgun sequence contains these coding sequences:
- the CASP1 gene encoding caspase-1 isoform X2 produces the protein MADKVLKEKRKLFIHSTGEGTINGLLDELLQTRVLNQEEMEKVKRENPTVMDKARAVIDSVIRKGAQASQICITYICEEDRYLAGTLGLSADQTSGNSLNMQDSQGVLSSFPASLAMQDNPAMPTSSGSKGNVKLCSQEEAQRIWKEKPAEIYPIMVKSGRTRLALIICNEEFDTLPRRTGAEVDITGTTMLLQNLGYNVHVRKNLTASEMTTELAAFAHRPEHKTSDSTFLVFMSHGIREGICGKKYSEQVPDVLQLNAIFEMLNTRNCPSLKDKPKVIIIQACRGENHGVVWLKDSAGVSRKISLPTTEEFEDDAIKKAHIEKDFIAFCSSTPDNVSWRHPTKGSVFIIRLIEHIQEYACSCDVEEIFRKVRLSFEQPGGRVQMPTTERVTLTRCFYLFPGH, from the exons ACAAGGTcctgaaggagaagagaaagctgTTTATCCATTCCACGGGTGAAGGTACAATAAATGGCTTACTGGATGAATTATTACAGACAAGGGTGCTGAACcaggaagagatggagaaagtAAAACGTGAAAATCCTACAGTTATGGATAAGGCCCGAGCTGTGATTGACTCTGTTATTCGCAAAGGGGCACAGGCATCCCAAATTTGCATCACATACATTTGTGAAGAAGACAGGTACCTGGCAGGGACGCTGGGACTTTCAGCAG ATCAAACATCTGGAAATTCCCTTAATATGCAAGACTCTCAAGGTgtactttcttcctttccag CTTCTCTGGCAATGCAGGACAACCCAGCTATGCCCACATCCTCAGGCTCAAAAGGGAATGTCAAGCTTTGCTCCCAAGAAGAAGCTCAAAGGATATGGAAAGAAAAGCCGGCAGAG ATTTATCCAATAATGGTCAAGTCAGGCCGCACACGTCTTGCTCTCATTATCTGCAATGAAGAATTTGACACTCTTCCTAGAAGAACTGGAGCTGAGGTTGACATCACAGGCACGACAATGCTGCTACAAAATCTGGGGTACAACGTACATGTGAGAAAAAATCTCACAGCTTCG GAAATGACTACAGAGCTGGCGGCATTTGCACACCGCCCAGAGCACAAGACATCTGACAGCACCTTCCTGGTGTTCATGTCTCATGGTATTCGGGAAGGCATTTGTGGGAAGAAATACTCTGAGCAAGTCCCAGATGTATTACAACTCAATGCAATCTTTGAAATGTTGAATACCAGGAACTGCCCAAGTTTGAAGGACAAACCGAAGGTGATCATCATCCAGGCCTGCCGTGGTG AGAACCATGGTGTGGTGTGGTTAAAAGATTCAGCAGGAGTTTCTAGAAAAATATCTTTACCAACTACAGAAGAGTTTGAGGATGATGCTATTAAGAAAGCCCACATAGAGAAGGATTTTATTGCTTTCTGCTCTTCCACACCAG ATAACGTTTCTTGGAGACATCCCACAAAGGGCTCTGTTTTTATTATAAGACTCATTGAACATATACAAGAATATGCTTGTTCCTGTGATGTGGAGGAAATTTTCCGCAAG GTTCGACTTTCATTTGAGCAGCCAGGTGGTAGAGTGCAGATGCCCACCACTGAAAGAGTGACTTTGACAAGATGTTTCTACCTCTTCCCAGGacattaa
- the CASP1 gene encoding caspase-1 isoform X1: protein MDTLPNVGYSSDSLMERKIKTCICMCSKCFPIHVQALPKRKTKHTFSFSHTRKERRKAMADKVLKEKRKLFIHSTGEGTINGLLDELLQTRVLNQEEMEKVKRENPTVMDKARAVIDSVIRKGAQASQICITYICEEDRYLAGTLGLSADQTSGNSLNMQDSQGVLSSFPASLAMQDNPAMPTSSGSKGNVKLCSQEEAQRIWKEKPAEIYPIMVKSGRTRLALIICNEEFDTLPRRTGAEVDITGTTMLLQNLGYNVHVRKNLTASEMTTELAAFAHRPEHKTSDSTFLVFMSHGIREGICGKKYSEQVPDVLQLNAIFEMLNTRNCPSLKDKPKVIIIQACRGENHGVVWLKDSAGVSRKISLPTTEEFEDDAIKKAHIEKDFIAFCSSTPDNVSWRHPTKGSVFIIRLIEHIQEYACSCDVEEIFRKVRLSFEQPGGRVQMPTTERVTLTRCFYLFPGH from the exons ATGGATACACTACCTAATGTAGGCTACAGTTCTGATtctttaatggaaagaaaaataaagacatgcatATGCATGTGCAGTAAGTGTTTCCCAATACATGTACAGGCCCTGCCAAAAAGGAAGACGAAGCATACTTTCAGTTTCAGCCACacaagaaaggagaggagaaaagccATGGCTG ACAAGGTcctgaaggagaagagaaagctgTTTATCCATTCCACGGGTGAAGGTACAATAAATGGCTTACTGGATGAATTATTACAGACAAGGGTGCTGAACcaggaagagatggagaaagtAAAACGTGAAAATCCTACAGTTATGGATAAGGCCCGAGCTGTGATTGACTCTGTTATTCGCAAAGGGGCACAGGCATCCCAAATTTGCATCACATACATTTGTGAAGAAGACAGGTACCTGGCAGGGACGCTGGGACTTTCAGCAG ATCAAACATCTGGAAATTCCCTTAATATGCAAGACTCTCAAGGTgtactttcttcctttccag CTTCTCTGGCAATGCAGGACAACCCAGCTATGCCCACATCCTCAGGCTCAAAAGGGAATGTCAAGCTTTGCTCCCAAGAAGAAGCTCAAAGGATATGGAAAGAAAAGCCGGCAGAG ATTTATCCAATAATGGTCAAGTCAGGCCGCACACGTCTTGCTCTCATTATCTGCAATGAAGAATTTGACACTCTTCCTAGAAGAACTGGAGCTGAGGTTGACATCACAGGCACGACAATGCTGCTACAAAATCTGGGGTACAACGTACATGTGAGAAAAAATCTCACAGCTTCG GAAATGACTACAGAGCTGGCGGCATTTGCACACCGCCCAGAGCACAAGACATCTGACAGCACCTTCCTGGTGTTCATGTCTCATGGTATTCGGGAAGGCATTTGTGGGAAGAAATACTCTGAGCAAGTCCCAGATGTATTACAACTCAATGCAATCTTTGAAATGTTGAATACCAGGAACTGCCCAAGTTTGAAGGACAAACCGAAGGTGATCATCATCCAGGCCTGCCGTGGTG AGAACCATGGTGTGGTGTGGTTAAAAGATTCAGCAGGAGTTTCTAGAAAAATATCTTTACCAACTACAGAAGAGTTTGAGGATGATGCTATTAAGAAAGCCCACATAGAGAAGGATTTTATTGCTTTCTGCTCTTCCACACCAG ATAACGTTTCTTGGAGACATCCCACAAAGGGCTCTGTTTTTATTATAAGACTCATTGAACATATACAAGAATATGCTTGTTCCTGTGATGTGGAGGAAATTTTCCGCAAG GTTCGACTTTCATTTGAGCAGCCAGGTGGTAGAGTGCAGATGCCCACCACTGAAAGAGTGACTTTGACAAGATGTTTCTACCTCTTCCCAGGacattaa
- the CASP1 gene encoding caspase-1 isoform X4, with translation MADKVLKEKRKLFIHSTGEASLAMQDNPAMPTSSGSKGNVKLCSQEEAQRIWKEKPAEIYPIMVKSGRTRLALIICNEEFDTLPRRTGAEVDITGTTMLLQNLGYNVHVRKNLTASEMTTELAAFAHRPEHKTSDSTFLVFMSHGIREGICGKKYSEQVPDVLQLNAIFEMLNTRNCPSLKDKPKVIIIQACRGENHGVVWLKDSAGVSRKISLPTTEEFEDDAIKKAHIEKDFIAFCSSTPDNVSWRHPTKGSVFIIRLIEHIQEYACSCDVEEIFRKVRLSFEQPGGRVQMPTTERVTLTRCFYLFPGH, from the exons ATGGCTG ACAAGGTcctgaaggagaagagaaagctgTTTATCCATTCCACGGGTGAAG CTTCTCTGGCAATGCAGGACAACCCAGCTATGCCCACATCCTCAGGCTCAAAAGGGAATGTCAAGCTTTGCTCCCAAGAAGAAGCTCAAAGGATATGGAAAGAAAAGCCGGCAGAG ATTTATCCAATAATGGTCAAGTCAGGCCGCACACGTCTTGCTCTCATTATCTGCAATGAAGAATTTGACACTCTTCCTAGAAGAACTGGAGCTGAGGTTGACATCACAGGCACGACAATGCTGCTACAAAATCTGGGGTACAACGTACATGTGAGAAAAAATCTCACAGCTTCG GAAATGACTACAGAGCTGGCGGCATTTGCACACCGCCCAGAGCACAAGACATCTGACAGCACCTTCCTGGTGTTCATGTCTCATGGTATTCGGGAAGGCATTTGTGGGAAGAAATACTCTGAGCAAGTCCCAGATGTATTACAACTCAATGCAATCTTTGAAATGTTGAATACCAGGAACTGCCCAAGTTTGAAGGACAAACCGAAGGTGATCATCATCCAGGCCTGCCGTGGTG AGAACCATGGTGTGGTGTGGTTAAAAGATTCAGCAGGAGTTTCTAGAAAAATATCTTTACCAACTACAGAAGAGTTTGAGGATGATGCTATTAAGAAAGCCCACATAGAGAAGGATTTTATTGCTTTCTGCTCTTCCACACCAG ATAACGTTTCTTGGAGACATCCCACAAAGGGCTCTGTTTTTATTATAAGACTCATTGAACATATACAAGAATATGCTTGTTCCTGTGATGTGGAGGAAATTTTCCGCAAG GTTCGACTTTCATTTGAGCAGCCAGGTGGTAGAGTGCAGATGCCCACCACTGAAAGAGTGACTTTGACAAGATGTTTCTACCTCTTCCCAGGacattaa
- the CASP1 gene encoding caspase-1 isoform X3, whose product MADKVLKEKRKLFIHSTGEGTINGLLDELLQTRVLNQEEMEKVKRENPTVMDKARAVIDSVIRKGAQASQICITYICEEDRYLAGTLGLSAASLAMQDNPAMPTSSGSKGNVKLCSQEEAQRIWKEKPAEIYPIMVKSGRTRLALIICNEEFDTLPRRTGAEVDITGTTMLLQNLGYNVHVRKNLTASEMTTELAAFAHRPEHKTSDSTFLVFMSHGIREGICGKKYSEQVPDVLQLNAIFEMLNTRNCPSLKDKPKVIIIQACRGENHGVVWLKDSAGVSRKISLPTTEEFEDDAIKKAHIEKDFIAFCSSTPDNVSWRHPTKGSVFIIRLIEHIQEYACSCDVEEIFRKVRLSFEQPGGRVQMPTTERVTLTRCFYLFPGH is encoded by the exons ATGGCTG ACAAGGTcctgaaggagaagagaaagctgTTTATCCATTCCACGGGTGAAGGTACAATAAATGGCTTACTGGATGAATTATTACAGACAAGGGTGCTGAACcaggaagagatggagaaagtAAAACGTGAAAATCCTACAGTTATGGATAAGGCCCGAGCTGTGATTGACTCTGTTATTCGCAAAGGGGCACAGGCATCCCAAATTTGCATCACATACATTTGTGAAGAAGACAGGTACCTGGCAGGGACGCTGGGACTTTCAGCAG CTTCTCTGGCAATGCAGGACAACCCAGCTATGCCCACATCCTCAGGCTCAAAAGGGAATGTCAAGCTTTGCTCCCAAGAAGAAGCTCAAAGGATATGGAAAGAAAAGCCGGCAGAG ATTTATCCAATAATGGTCAAGTCAGGCCGCACACGTCTTGCTCTCATTATCTGCAATGAAGAATTTGACACTCTTCCTAGAAGAACTGGAGCTGAGGTTGACATCACAGGCACGACAATGCTGCTACAAAATCTGGGGTACAACGTACATGTGAGAAAAAATCTCACAGCTTCG GAAATGACTACAGAGCTGGCGGCATTTGCACACCGCCCAGAGCACAAGACATCTGACAGCACCTTCCTGGTGTTCATGTCTCATGGTATTCGGGAAGGCATTTGTGGGAAGAAATACTCTGAGCAAGTCCCAGATGTATTACAACTCAATGCAATCTTTGAAATGTTGAATACCAGGAACTGCCCAAGTTTGAAGGACAAACCGAAGGTGATCATCATCCAGGCCTGCCGTGGTG AGAACCATGGTGTGGTGTGGTTAAAAGATTCAGCAGGAGTTTCTAGAAAAATATCTTTACCAACTACAGAAGAGTTTGAGGATGATGCTATTAAGAAAGCCCACATAGAGAAGGATTTTATTGCTTTCTGCTCTTCCACACCAG ATAACGTTTCTTGGAGACATCCCACAAAGGGCTCTGTTTTTATTATAAGACTCATTGAACATATACAAGAATATGCTTGTTCCTGTGATGTGGAGGAAATTTTCCGCAAG GTTCGACTTTCATTTGAGCAGCCAGGTGGTAGAGTGCAGATGCCCACCACTGAAAGAGTGACTTTGACAAGATGTTTCTACCTCTTCCCAGGacattaa
- the CASP1 gene encoding caspase-1 isoform X5: protein MADKVLKEKRKLFIHSTGEASLAMQDNPAMPTSSGSKGNVKLCSQEEAQRIWKEKPAEIYPIMVKSGRTRLALIICNEEFDTLPRRTGAEVDITGTTMLLQNLGYNVHVRKNLTASEMTTELAAFAHRPEHKTSDSTFLVFMSHGIREGICGKKYSEQVPDVLQLNAIFEMLNTRNCPSLKDKPKVIIIQACRGDNVSWRHPTKGSVFIIRLIEHIQEYACSCDVEEIFRKVRLSFEQPGGRVQMPTTERVTLTRCFYLFPGH from the exons ATGGCTG ACAAGGTcctgaaggagaagagaaagctgTTTATCCATTCCACGGGTGAAG CTTCTCTGGCAATGCAGGACAACCCAGCTATGCCCACATCCTCAGGCTCAAAAGGGAATGTCAAGCTTTGCTCCCAAGAAGAAGCTCAAAGGATATGGAAAGAAAAGCCGGCAGAG ATTTATCCAATAATGGTCAAGTCAGGCCGCACACGTCTTGCTCTCATTATCTGCAATGAAGAATTTGACACTCTTCCTAGAAGAACTGGAGCTGAGGTTGACATCACAGGCACGACAATGCTGCTACAAAATCTGGGGTACAACGTACATGTGAGAAAAAATCTCACAGCTTCG GAAATGACTACAGAGCTGGCGGCATTTGCACACCGCCCAGAGCACAAGACATCTGACAGCACCTTCCTGGTGTTCATGTCTCATGGTATTCGGGAAGGCATTTGTGGGAAGAAATACTCTGAGCAAGTCCCAGATGTATTACAACTCAATGCAATCTTTGAAATGTTGAATACCAGGAACTGCCCAAGTTTGAAGGACAAACCGAAGGTGATCATCATCCAGGCCTGCCGTGGTG ATAACGTTTCTTGGAGACATCCCACAAAGGGCTCTGTTTTTATTATAAGACTCATTGAACATATACAAGAATATGCTTGTTCCTGTGATGTGGAGGAAATTTTCCGCAAG GTTCGACTTTCATTTGAGCAGCCAGGTGGTAGAGTGCAGATGCCCACCACTGAAAGAGTGACTTTGACAAGATGTTTCTACCTCTTCCCAGGacattaa
- the CASP1 gene encoding caspase-1 isoform X6: MADKVLKEKRKLFIHSTGEDNVSWRHPTKGSVFIIRLIEHIQEYACSCDVEEIFRKVRLSFEQPGGRVQMPTTERVTLTRCFYLFPGH; the protein is encoded by the exons ATGGCTG ACAAGGTcctgaaggagaagagaaagctgTTTATCCATTCCACGGGTGAAG ATAACGTTTCTTGGAGACATCCCACAAAGGGCTCTGTTTTTATTATAAGACTCATTGAACATATACAAGAATATGCTTGTTCCTGTGATGTGGAGGAAATTTTCCGCAAG GTTCGACTTTCATTTGAGCAGCCAGGTGGTAGAGTGCAGATGCCCACCACTGAAAGAGTGACTTTGACAAGATGTTTCTACCTCTTCCCAGGacattaa